From Merismopedia glauca CCAP 1448/3:
AATGGTTTGTTAATCAAGAAGATACAGCCAATGTCGAGGTTTTAAACCAAAAAGTATATGCTCAGCTATTTCTCACTCCCAGTAGCGATCCTTGGTTGGGGTTATTACCAGTTAACACCTATACGGGAATCGAAAACGATGGAGTCAGAATCCCGATAAACTAGTACATGAAGTCAGAAGTAGGGGCGAAGCATTCGGGCGATAAGATATTATTTTTCCCCAATATTTTTCACCGAATGCTATGCGCCAAGCGCAGGCTCCGCCAACGCCCGTACAGAAGTCAAAATCTTTGATATATAAGTTTTTGAGCTTTTTTTGAACTGACTAGTTATTTATGCCTTGCTGTACTAGAAGAAAAGCGATCGCTCAGGTTGAAGTATGATTCAATTAGTGCCAAAACTCCTCAGCATTGAGCAATTTATTGCAGACTATGGCGATAATGATGGCTGCGAACTCATTGATGGCGAATTAGTTGAGATGGAAGCAACAGGAGCGCACGAGCAAGTATCCGCCTTGATAGGGCGTAAACTTAATGTAGAGATCGACCGTGAAGATCGACCGTATTTTATTCCCTATCGATGTTTAATTAAACTTTTGGGCACTCAAACTGCTTTTCGTCCCGATCTAATTGTGTTAGATCGAAGTCGCTTAATTAACGAACCTTTATGGCAACAAGAACCTATAATTACCCAAGGAGATACTATTAAATTAATTGCTGAAGTAGTCAGCACTAATTGGCAAAATGACTACGCTCGC
This genomic window contains:
- a CDS encoding Uma2 family endonuclease, whose product is MIQLVPKLLSIEQFIADYGDNDGCELIDGELVEMEATGAHEQVSALIGRKLNVEIDREDRPYFIPYRCLIKLLGTQTAFRPDLIVLDRSRLINEPLWQQEPIITQGDTIKLIAEVVSTNWQNDYARKFEDYALLGVAEYWIVDYLGIGGRQHIGKPKQPTITICTLIEDEYQKQLFQKNEMLVSATFPELKLTAQQIFDAGSNH